One segment of Solanum lycopersicum chromosome 1, SLM_r2.1 DNA contains the following:
- the GID1ac gene encoding gibberellin receptor GID1ac, which produces MARNNEAVANESKSESKRVVPLNTWILISNFKLSYNLLRRPDGTFNRHLAEFLDRKVPANANPVDGVFSFDVLIDREIGLLSRVYRPSFEDGASPNMAELEKPVTADVVPVIIFFHGGSFAHSSFNSAIYDTLCRRLVGICKAVVVSVNYRRAPENRYPCAYNDGWTVLEWVNSREWLRSKKDSKAHIYLAGDSSGGNIVHNVAFRAVESNIEVLGNILLNPMFGGQERTESEKRLDGKYFVTLQDRDWYWRAYLPEDSDRDHPACNPFGPNGINLKGVKFPKNLVVVAGLDLVQDWQLAYADGLKKAGQEVNLIYLEKATIGFYLLPNNEHFYTVMDEISSFVSSDSQ; this is translated from the exons ATGGCAAGAAATAATGAAGCTGTTGCGAATGAATCCAAGAGTGAATCTAAG AGAGTGGTTCCGCTCAATACATGGATCCTAATTTCAAACTTCAAGTTGTCTTACAATCTTCTCCGTCGCCCTGATGGGACTTTCAATCGTCACTTGGCAGAGTTCCTTGACCGCAAGGTTCCAGCGAATGCAAATCCAGTTGATGGAGTTTTCTCTTTTGATGTTCTCATTGATCGTGAAATAGGCCTACTTAGCCGTGTCTATCGGCCTTCTTTTGAGGATGGAGCTTCACCGAATATGGCTGAACTTGAAAAGCCTGTGACTGCTGATGTTGTACCTGTCATAATTTTCTTCCATGGTGGAAGTTTTGCACACTCTTCTTTCAATAGTGCCATCTATGACACACTTTGTCGCCGCCTTGTTGGCATTTGCAAGGCAGTTGTTGTGTCAGTTAATTACAGGCGAGCTCCTGAAAACCGTTATCCTTGTGCTTATAATGATGGATGGACAGTTCTTGAGTGGGTTAACTCAAGGGAATGGCTGCGGAGCAAAAAGGACTCGAAGGCTCACATATACTTAGCTGGAGATAGCTCTGGTGGTAATATTGTTCATAATGTGGCTTTCAGGGCAGTAGAATCCAACATAGAAGTGTTGGGAAATATACTGCTGAACCCTATGTTTGGTGGACAAGAGAGAACAGAATCAGAGAAGCGATTGGATGGCAAATATTTTGTCACACTTCAAGACCGAGACTGGTATTGGAGAGCTTATCTTCCTGAAGATTCAGACAGGGACCATCCTGCATGCAACCCTTTTGGTCCAAATGGTATAAACCTCAAAGGCGTCAAGTTCCCAAAGAATCTTGTTGTTGTCGCAGGTTTGGACCTTGTTCAGGATTGGCAGTTGGCTTATGCTGATGGGCTTAAGAAGGCTGGACAAGAGGTTAACCTGATATATTTGGAGAAGGCAACAATAGGGTTCTACCTGTTGCCAAATAATGAACACTTCTACACTGTCATGGATGAGATAAGTAGCTTCGTGAGTTCTGACTCTCAGTAG
- the LOC101253938 gene encoding histidine-containing phosphotransfer protein 1 yields MEQIQRKLAEYTASLYNEKILDEQFIQLQQLQDESNPDFVVEVVSLFFEDSERLLNELAKALNQSNVDFKKLDAHVHQLKGSSSSIGAQRVQRVCISFRNYCDERNVEGCLKCLQQVKIEYTLVKNKLETLFKLEKQFVDAGGSFPVV; encoded by the exons ATGGAACAAATCCAAAGAAAACTAGCTGAGTACACTGCTTCCTTGTACAATGAG AAAATTCTGGATGAACAGTTTATACAACTTCAGCAACTGCAAGATGAGAGCAATCCTGATTTTGTGGTGGAAGTTGTATCCCTTTTCTTTGAAGATTCTGAAAGGCTTCTTAATGAACTTGCAAAAGCTCT CAATCAGTCTAATGTAGACTTCAAGAAACTGGATGCTCATGTTCATCAGCTGAAAGGTAGCAGCTctag CATTGGGGCACAAAGAGTTCAAAGAGTGTGCATTTCCTTCCGTAATTATTGTGATGAACGCAATGTTGAAGG GTGCTTAAAATGTTTGcaacaagtgaaaattgagtacACCCTTGTCAAGAACAAGCTTGAAACTTTATTTAAG CTGGAGAAACAATTCGTGGATGCCGGAGGATCATTTCCAGTGGTGTGA